One part of the uncultured Bacteroides sp. genome encodes these proteins:
- a CDS encoding tetratricopeptide repeat protein, whose protein sequence is MKRVLLSIVLLLAAGFSFAQEKNVKEAKSLADAVKPNFTEAEKLIGEALENAETKNQANTWNVAGLIQKSINANEMKNAYLRQPYDTLKAYNSLYKMFGYFLKCDDLEQVPNEKGKVKFKFRKGNASTIKTERVNLINGGSQYYNMGKNKEALNFFGMYVDLANAPMLQEEQLAAKDTLLSTIAFYASLSATRMNDYPNAIKYGLLAKTSKDNGSSAMQLVAEGYKALKDTANWVNTLKEGIQSYTDNNYFFGHLIDFYSNTNKFDDANTFADQMIAKDPKNPFFLYVKGYISQSMKNYEKAIEYYKKTIEVDPKYTEAYSNMGLAYLSQAIDYESNLKIEFNDPKYKSEQAKIKKFYEDAKPYYEKTRELKPDSKDLWLSGLYTIYYKLGIGGPEFEALAKEVEAQGK, encoded by the coding sequence ATGAAAAGAGTATTATTATCAATTGTCCTGCTGTTAGCTGCTGGATTCTCTTTCGCCCAAGAGAAGAATGTTAAAGAGGCAAAAAGCTTAGCAGATGCAGTAAAACCTAATTTTACTGAAGCTGAAAAACTAATCGGTGAAGCTTTAGAAAATGCAGAAACAAAAAATCAGGCAAATACATGGAATGTAGCTGGTCTTATTCAAAAAAGCATTAATGCTAACGAGATGAAGAATGCATATTTAAGACAACCTTATGACACTTTAAAGGCATACAATAGCCTATATAAAATGTTTGGTTATTTTCTTAAATGTGATGATTTAGAACAAGTTCCAAACGAAAAAGGAAAAGTTAAGTTTAAATTCAGAAAAGGTAATGCTTCAACTATTAAAACAGAGAGAGTGAACTTAATCAACGGAGGTAGCCAATACTACAACATGGGTAAAAATAAAGAAGCTCTTAACTTCTTTGGCATGTATGTAGATCTTGCAAATGCTCCAATGTTACAAGAGGAACAACTCGCTGCTAAAGATACATTACTATCAACCATTGCATTCTATGCATCTCTGTCTGCTACAAGAATGAATGACTATCCAAACGCTATCAAATATGGTCTTCTTGCTAAAACAAGTAAAGATAATGGTAGCAGTGCAATGCAATTAGTTGCAGAAGGTTACAAAGCTTTAAAAGACACTGCAAATTGGGTTAATACTTTAAAAGAAGGCATTCAATCTTACACTGATAACAATTATTTCTTTGGACATCTTATAGATTTCTATAGTAATACAAATAAATTTGATGATGCAAATACCTTCGCTGATCAGATGATTGCTAAAGATCCTAAAAATCCATTTTTCCTTTATGTAAAAGGTTATATTAGCCAAAGCATGAAGAACTATGAAAAAGCAATTGAATACTATAAAAAGACAATCGAAGTTGATCCTAAGTACACAGAAGCATACTCTAACATGGGACTAGCATATTTATCTCAAGCAATTGACTATGAATCAAATCTTAAAATTGAATTTAATGATCCTAAGTATAAATCAGAACAAGCAAAGATCAAGAAATTCTATGAAGATGCTAAGCCATACTACGAAAAAACCAGAGAGCTTAAACCTGATAGCAAAGACTTATGGTTAAGTGGACTTTATACTATTTACTACAAGTTAGGAATTGGTGGTCCAGAATTTGAAGCTCTAGCTAAAGAAGTTGAAGCTCAAGGCAAGTAA
- a CDS encoding phosphatase PAP2 family protein: MTDIQQLIQYDKSAFLALNGSDSTFWDGFMWVYTSTTVWIPLALVLLYVIIRNNKLKEALLIILLIAITITICDRVSSGVFKPIFKRFRPAQDPEFMYLVDIIHGYRGGKYGFISSHAANTFGLVTFTSFLFKRKEYTFAFLFWAIITCYSRIYLGVHYLGDIICGAILGFISGLLVYYIYKYIRSKYFYDKRLKYSGKYTPSGYLISDINILLIALFSTIFVVMITGMIIYNYYYL; this comes from the coding sequence ATGACTGACATACAGCAATTAATACAATATGATAAAAGCGCTTTTTTAGCTTTAAACGGCAGTGATTCTACCTTTTGGGATGGATTTATGTGGGTATATACAAGTACAACTGTATGGATTCCACTAGCGCTAGTATTGCTGTATGTCATCATTCGAAATAATAAACTAAAAGAGGCATTATTAATAATTCTTTTAATTGCTATAACGATTACAATATGTGATCGGGTTTCATCGGGTGTCTTTAAGCCTATCTTTAAGCGTTTTCGACCGGCCCAAGATCCTGAATTTATGTATCTTGTAGATATTATACATGGGTATAGGGGAGGAAAATATGGCTTTATTTCCAGCCATGCTGCAAACACTTTTGGTCTTGTAACGTTCACCTCATTCTTATTCAAAAGAAAAGAATATACTTTTGCTTTCCTTTTTTGGGCTATAATTACTTGTTATTCTCGGATATATCTCGGAGTACATTATTTAGGTGATATCATTTGTGGGGCTATTCTAGGCTTTATTTCAGGTTTATTAGTCTATTATATATATAAATATATTCGTTCAAAGTATTTTTATGATAAAAGGCTTAAATACTCAGGGAAATATACTCCAAGTGGCTATTTAATCTCTGACATAAATATCTTATTAATAGCTTTATTTTCTACAATCTTTGTTGTAATGATAACTGGCATGATTATTTATAACTATTATTATTTGTAA
- a CDS encoding tetratricopeptide repeat protein, producing MKKIIFLVLSILCSFNLSAQDSLATDSVQPSRTARREFSTAKIENATKAQGDSAYIRNDFASAIQIYESLLETKGIAAEVYYNLGNSYYKIGNMAKAILNYERALLLNPGDGDIRSNLEIARSKTVDKVDAAPELFFVTWTNSLINFMGVDAWAKCGVTSFILLIVALYFFIFSKKIILKKIGFIASISLLVILVLSNIFAAHQKDRLINRSDAIIMTPSVTVKSTPNESGTDLFIIHEGRKVSIKDNSMKEWKEIKLEDGNVGWIKAADLEVI from the coding sequence ATGAAGAAAATTATATTTTTAGTATTAAGCATTCTGTGTTCTTTTAATCTTTCTGCCCAGGATTCTTTGGCTACAGATTCTGTACAACCATCCAGAACTGCCCGAAGAGAGTTTTCTACGGCTAAGATTGAAAATGCTACAAAGGCACAGGGTGACAGTGCATATATTCGTAACGACTTTGCTTCAGCTATCCAGATCTACGAATCATTACTTGAAACTAAAGGAATAGCAGCAGAAGTTTATTATAACTTAGGCAATAGCTATTATAAAATAGGTAATATGGCTAAAGCTATTTTAAATTATGAACGGGCATTATTGCTTAATCCTGGAGACGGTGATATACGTTCAAACCTGGAAATAGCTCGTAGTAAAACAGTTGATAAGGTGGATGCCGCTCCAGAACTATTTTTTGTTACCTGGACAAACTCGCTGATTAATTTTATGGGGGTCGATGCATGGGCTAAATGCGGAGTTACTTCTTTTATTCTTTTAATTGTAGCACTCTATTTCTTTATCTTCTCTAAGAAGATTATTCTGAAAAAGATTGGATTTATAGCTTCAATATCTTTGTTGGTAATTCTTGTTCTTTCAAATATTTTTGCTGCTCACCAGAAAGATCGTCTTATAAATCGTTCTGATGCAATTATTATGACACCTAGTGTAACAGTAAAGAGTACCCCAAATGAGAGTGGTACAGACTTATTTATTATCCACGAAGGACGTAAAGTAAGCATTAAAGATAATTCCATGAAGGAATGGAAAGAAATAAAATTAGAAGATGGCAATGTGGGTTGGATCAAAGCTGCAGATCTTGAAGTAATCTAA
- a CDS encoding tetratricopeptide repeat protein gives MSQIKYIIFIAFLVLANCASFAQKTERDYIRKGNRLFNDSLFLQAEVNYRKALELNPNSTEALYNLGNTLSQQGKLKNAMEQYTAASKSEKNKTKLAKIYHNAGVLYQSAKHYKEAVQAYKQSLRNNPKDDETRYNLALAMKMLKDQQNQDKNKDKNKDKNKDKDKQKKQDEKNKQDQKNKDDKQKQQSKPQQNKNQMSKENAEQLLNAAMQDEKQLQEKAKKQLRNQGRNLDKDW, from the coding sequence ATGTCACAGATTAAATATATTATTTTTATAGCTTTCCTTGTTTTGGCCAATTGTGCATCTTTTGCCCAAAAGACCGAGAGGGATTATATTCGGAAAGGAAACCGATTGTTTAATGATAGTCTTTTTCTGCAGGCTGAGGTTAATTATCGGAAGGCTTTAGAGCTTAATCCTAATTCTACAGAAGCTTTATATAACCTGGGAAATACACTCTCTCAGCAAGGTAAATTGAAAAATGCAATGGAACAATATACAGCAGCTTCTAAATCTGAAAAAAACAAGACTAAGCTTGCTAAAATCTATCATAATGCTGGTGTGTTGTATCAATCTGCAAAGCATTATAAAGAGGCTGTGCAGGCCTATAAGCAATCTTTGAGAAATAATCCTAAGGATGATGAAACCAGATATAATCTGGCTTTGGCTATGAAAATGCTGAAGGATCAGCAGAATCAGGATAAGAATAAAGACAAAAATAAAGATAAGAATAAGGATAAAGACAAACAAAAGAAGCAAGACGAGAAGAATAAACAAGATCAGAAGAATAAAGACGATAAGCAAAAGCAGCAATCTAAACCTCAGCAGAATAAGAATCAGATGTCAAAAGAGAATGCTGAACAACTGTTGAACGCTGCAATGCAAGATGAGAAACAACTTCAGGAAAAAGCTAAGAAACAATTAAGAAATCAAGGCAGAAACCTGGATAAAGACTGGTAG
- a CDS encoding BatD family protein, which translates to MRKLIFLFVILLVPGINSFADNVRLVAEAPEAVAVGDQFRITYTVNTQDVKSFRASAMKGFEVLAGPYESRMTSSLSVNGKGSTVSSITYTFTVMASTKGTFAVAPASVVAAGKPITSNALRIRVLPADQSNASSGKASRSSSGAKISANDLIIVGSVNKTNVYEQEALVLTYKVYALVDLRGFDNVKLPDFKGFQSQEVELPQTKQFTMERYKGRNYNSVVYRQFVLFPQQTGKLNINPARFDASIAKVMRTDDPLDAFFNGGSNVMEVKKTVVTPQITVNVKALPGGKPANFCGGVGGFTLSSSINSKSVKTNDAVTIKLTISGVGNLKLIETPKIEFPKDFEVYDPKVTNKFTLTKSGLSGSKVIEYLVIPRYAGNYKIPAANLTYFDTNSNTYKTLRSQEYDLNVVKGAGNADQVIANFTNKEDLKVLGSDIRYIKTNDVTLSEKDDFLFGSLLYYLLYIIPASLFIAFVIIYRKQAVENANVAKVRTKKANKVATKRMKNAGKLLSENKKEQFYDEVLKALWGYISDKLNIPVSKLTKDNVDTELTNYGVSAELTKEFLSVLDQCEFARYAPGDPNEAMDKVYSSAIEVVSKMENIIKH; encoded by the coding sequence ATGAGGAAACTGATTTTCTTATTCGTTATTTTACTGGTTCCCGGAATTAATAGTTTTGCTGATAACGTAAGGTTGGTGGCAGAAGCTCCGGAGGCAGTAGCTGTTGGTGATCAATTTAGAATTACTTACACCGTAAATACACAAGATGTAAAGAGCTTTAGAGCTTCTGCAATGAAAGGATTCGAGGTATTAGCCGGTCCGTATGAGTCAAGAATGACTAGTTCTCTATCTGTTAACGGGAAAGGCTCTACTGTAAGCTCCATTACCTATACTTTTACGGTTATGGCAAGTACGAAAGGAACTTTTGCCGTAGCTCCGGCAAGTGTTGTTGCTGCAGGCAAGCCTATAACTTCAAATGCTTTAAGAATCAGGGTGCTCCCAGCAGATCAAAGTAATGCTTCTTCTGGCAAAGCTTCTCGTTCCTCTTCAGGAGCTAAGATTTCTGCAAACGATTTGATTATTGTCGGTTCTGTAAATAAAACAAATGTTTACGAACAGGAAGCGCTTGTGCTTACTTATAAAGTGTATGCTTTGGTAGACTTAAGAGGTTTTGATAATGTTAAATTGCCCGACTTTAAAGGTTTCCAATCACAGGAAGTTGAACTACCTCAAACAAAACAGTTTACTATGGAACGCTATAAGGGAAGAAATTATAACTCTGTAGTGTATAGACAGTTTGTTCTTTTCCCACAGCAAACGGGCAAATTGAATATTAATCCTGCAAGATTTGATGCGTCAATTGCAAAAGTTATGCGAACAGATGATCCACTTGATGCTTTCTTTAATGGAGGATCAAATGTTATGGAAGTGAAGAAAACAGTTGTAACTCCTCAGATTACTGTAAATGTAAAAGCTCTGCCTGGTGGTAAACCTGCTAATTTCTGTGGTGGAGTAGGAGGATTTACTCTTTCATCTTCAATCAACTCAAAAAGTGTGAAAACTAACGATGCTGTAACTATCAAATTAACAATTTCGGGGGTAGGTAATCTTAAATTAATTGAGACACCTAAAATTGAATTCCCTAAAGATTTTGAGGTTTATGATCCGAAAGTTACGAATAAGTTTACTCTTACTAAAAGTGGATTGTCTGGAAGTAAAGTGATTGAATATCTTGTAATTCCTCGCTATGCAGGAAATTATAAGATTCCAGCTGCAAATCTTACTTATTTTGATACGAATTCAAATACTTATAAAACTCTTAGATCTCAGGAATATGATCTGAATGTAGTGAAAGGTGCTGGTAATGCAGATCAGGTAATTGCTAACTTTACTAATAAAGAGGATCTTAAGGTGTTAGGTTCTGACATTCGATATATAAAGACTAATGATGTTACGCTTTCTGAAAAGGATGATTTCTTGTTTGGTTCATTGTTATATTATTTACTTTATATTATTCCTGCATCCTTATTTATTGCCTTTGTAATCATTTACAGAAAACAAGCTGTAGAGAATGCAAATGTTGCTAAGGTACGTACTAAAAAAGCAAATAAAGTTGCTACAAAACGTATGAAGAATGCTGGTAAGCTTTTGAGTGAGAACAAAAAGGAACAGTTCTATGACGAAGTGCTAAAAGCGTTGTGGGGATATATTAGTGATAAACTCAATATTCCGGTTTCTAAGCTGACAAAAGATAATGTTGATACTGAATTGACAAACTATGGAGTGAGCGCAGAACTAACTAAGGAGTTCTTGTCAGTCCTTGATCAATGTGAGTTTGCTCGTTATGCTCCGGGCGATCCTAATGAAGCTATGGACAAAGTTTATTCTTCTGCCATCGAGGTAGTGAGTAAAATGGAAAACATAATCAAACACTAA
- the gyrA gene encoding DNA gyrase subunit A, which translates to MLEQDRIIKINIEDEMKSSYIDYSMSVIVSRALPDVRDGFKPVHRRILFGMNELGNTSDKPYKKSARIVGEVLGKYHPHGDSSVYGAMVRLAQEWAMRYTLIDGQGNFGSVDGDSPAAMRYTEARLNKVGEEMLRDIEKETVDFQNNFDDTLQEPKVLPTRIPNLLVNGASGIAVGMATNMPPHNLSEVIDACDAYLDNKEITIEELMQFVKAPDFPTGGYIYGMSGVREAFLTGRGRVVMRAKANIEAETTHDKIIVSEIPYNVNKADLIKSIADLVSDKKIEGISNVNDESDREGMRIVIDIKRDANSSVVLNKLFKMTSLQSSFSVNNIALVNGRPKMLNLKDLVSNFVEHRHDVVVRRTQYELRKAKERAHILEGLIIASDNIDEVIKIIRAAKNPNEAIAGLIERFNLTEIQSRAIVEMRLRQLTGLMQDQLHAEYEELMKQIAYFEEILANDDVCRKVIKDELLEVKAKFGDERRSEIVYSSEEFNPEDFYADDQMVITISHLGYIKRTPLAEFHSQNRGGVGSKGTETRDADFVENIYPATMHNTMMFFTQKGKCYWLKVYEIPEGTKNSKGRAIQNLLNIDSDDKVNAFVRVPSLNDQDFINSHYLLFCTKQGVIKKTSLEQYSRPRQNGVIAINLREDDQVIEVRMTKGDNEIIIANRNGRAIRFNEIAVREMGRTATGVRGMTLDTDNDEVIGMICIKDKETESVMVVSEQGYGKRSDIDDYRITNRGGKGVKTLNITDKTGKLVAIKSVTDENDLMIINKSGITIRLKVADVRIMGRATQGVRLINLEKRNDEIGSVCKVVSESPEEADPSEEDETIINSENISSEEQTNDEE; encoded by the coding sequence ATGCTTGAACAAGACAGAATTATAAAAATCAACATCGAAGATGAGATGAAATCATCCTATATTGATTATTCAATGTCGGTAATTGTATCTCGTGCTCTTCCAGATGTTAGAGATGGATTTAAACCCGTTCACCGAAGAATCCTCTTTGGAATGAACGAATTAGGTAATACTTCTGATAAACCTTATAAGAAATCAGCCAGAATTGTCGGTGAAGTTTTGGGTAAATATCACCCACATGGTGACTCCTCGGTTTATGGTGCTATGGTAAGATTAGCTCAGGAATGGGCAATGCGCTACACATTGATCGATGGACAAGGAAACTTTGGTTCTGTGGATGGTGATAGCCCTGCTGCTATGCGTTATACAGAAGCTCGTCTAAATAAAGTTGGCGAGGAAATGTTGAGGGATATCGAAAAAGAAACGGTAGATTTTCAAAATAACTTTGACGATACATTACAAGAGCCAAAAGTATTGCCAACCCGCATACCAAACCTTTTAGTAAACGGTGCTTCCGGTATTGCTGTAGGTATGGCAACTAATATGCCACCTCATAATCTTTCTGAAGTTATTGATGCATGTGATGCATACCTGGATAACAAAGAAATTACAATTGAAGAGCTGATGCAATTTGTTAAAGCTCCTGATTTCCCTACCGGTGGTTATATTTATGGTATGAGCGGTGTTCGCGAAGCTTTCCTTACAGGTAGAGGTAGAGTAGTAATGCGTGCTAAAGCAAACATTGAAGCAGAAACTACTCACGATAAAATCATTGTTTCAGAAATTCCATATAACGTTAACAAGGCTGACCTCATTAAGTCAATTGCTGACTTGGTTTCTGATAAAAAAATTGAAGGTATTTCAAACGTTAATGACGAATCCGACCGCGAAGGTATGCGTATCGTTATCGATATTAAGAGAGATGCTAATTCAAGTGTTGTTCTGAATAAACTATTCAAGATGACATCTTTACAGTCATCCTTTAGTGTTAACAACATTGCTTTGGTTAATGGTCGTCCTAAAATGCTCAATTTAAAAGACTTAGTCTCTAATTTTGTTGAGCATAGACATGATGTAGTAGTTCGTCGCACACAATATGAACTAAGAAAAGCTAAAGAACGTGCTCATATTTTAGAAGGTTTAATAATTGCGTCCGATAATATTGACGAAGTTATCAAGATTATCCGTGCGGCTAAAAACCCTAATGAAGCAATAGCAGGACTTATTGAGCGTTTTAATCTTACAGAAATACAGTCGCGAGCTATCGTAGAAATGCGTCTACGCCAGTTGACTGGACTAATGCAAGATCAGCTTCATGCAGAATATGAAGAACTGATGAAGCAAATTGCTTATTTCGAAGAAATCCTTGCAAATGACGACGTTTGTCGTAAAGTTATCAAAGATGAGCTTCTTGAAGTTAAAGCTAAATTCGGTGATGAACGTCGCTCTGAAATAGTTTATTCGTCAGAAGAATTCAATCCAGAAGACTTCTATGCTGATGATCAAATGGTTATTACCATCTCACACTTAGGATACATTAAACGTACTCCTTTAGCTGAATTCCATTCTCAGAATAGAGGAGGAGTAGGATCTAAGGGAACAGAAACCCGTGATGCAGACTTCGTTGAGAACATCTATCCTGCAACAATGCATAATACAATGATGTTCTTTACTCAGAAAGGAAAATGTTACTGGCTAAAGGTTTATGAAATTCCTGAAGGAACAAAGAATTCAAAAGGAAGAGCAATTCAGAACTTATTGAATATTGATTCAGACGATAAAGTAAATGCATTTGTTCGCGTGCCAAGTCTTAATGATCAAGACTTTATCAATAGTCATTACCTTCTGTTCTGTACTAAACAAGGTGTTATTAAAAAAACAAGCCTGGAACAATATTCTCGCCCACGTCAAAATGGCGTAATTGCAATCAACCTCCGTGAAGATGATCAAGTAATTGAGGTTCGTATGACTAAAGGCGATAATGAAATAATTATTGCTAACCGTAACGGACGCGCTATTCGTTTCAACGAAATAGCTGTTCGCGAAATGGGTAGAACTGCAACCGGAGTTCGTGGTATGACACTTGACACTGATAATGACGAAGTTATCGGAATGATCTGTATCAAGGATAAAGAAACAGAATCTGTAATGGTTGTTTCTGAACAAGGTTATGGAAAACGTTCTGACATAGATGATTATCGCATCACTAATAGAGGCGGTAAGGGTGTTAAGACTTTGAACATAACAGATAAAACGGGAAAATTAGTTGCTATAAAATCTGTAACAGATGAAAACGATTTGATGATTATCAATAAATCAGGTATCACTATTCGTCTAAAAGTTGCAGACGTTCGAATTATGGGACGTGCTACACAAGGTGTAAGACTAATTAATCTGGAGAAACGTAATGATGAAATAGGTTCAGTTTGTAAGGTTGTGTCTGAAAGTCCAGAAGAAGCAGATCCATCTGAAGAAGATGAAACTATTATTAATTCAGAAAATATTAGTTCAGAAGAACAAACTAATGATGAAGAATAA
- a CDS encoding universal stress protein — protein MEEKLVTLAILTYAKAQILKSVLEKEGIKSYIQNVDLIKPVVSSGVRLRIKESDLPHALKITESNLWLSEEIIGEKPIEKEKSNKVLIPVDFSDYSMRACEFGFGFAKTFDTEVVLLHVYFTPRYMPSIPYNDVFSYQGPDEESIKNIIKKVNEDLNNLSDKIKSKIDSGEFPNIKFSCVLKEGIPEEEILRYAKNTSPGIIVMGTRGKNKKDADIIGSVTAEVIDRSRAIVFVVPENTPFKIFNDVTKLAFITNFDQKDLIAFDALIKKMSAFKFSVTLIHLATLKDTWNEIKLAGIKEYFHKQYPDLQIFYDIVMDDNLGQNLDSFIQANNIDVITITSYKRNMFARLFNPSIAMKMIFHTDTPLLVISDKI, from the coding sequence ATGGAGGAAAAATTAGTTACACTAGCTATACTAACGTATGCAAAGGCTCAAATATTAAAGAGCGTATTAGAAAAAGAAGGGATAAAATCTTACATCCAAAATGTAGATCTTATAAAACCGGTCGTGTCTTCTGGTGTTCGTTTAAGGATTAAAGAAAGCGATCTACCTCATGCTTTGAAAATTACAGAAAGCAACCTTTGGCTTTCTGAGGAAATAATAGGAGAGAAGCCTATAGAAAAGGAAAAAAGTAATAAAGTTTTAATTCCTGTAGATTTCTCTGATTATTCTATGCGTGCATGTGAATTTGGTTTTGGATTTGCAAAGACATTTGATACAGAAGTTGTCTTGCTTCATGTTTATTTTACTCCCAGATACATGCCTTCAATTCCATATAATGATGTCTTTAGCTATCAAGGACCTGATGAAGAGTCAATTAAAAATATTATCAAAAAGGTTAATGAAGACTTAAATAATTTATCTGACAAAATTAAAAGCAAAATTGATTCTGGTGAATTTCCGAATATTAAATTTAGTTGTGTACTAAAGGAAGGAATTCCAGAAGAAGAGATTTTAAGATATGCTAAAAATACTTCTCCTGGCATAATTGTTATGGGAACTCGTGGTAAAAATAAGAAAGATGCTGATATCATAGGAAGTGTTACAGCTGAAGTAATTGATAGAAGCAGGGCTATTGTTTTTGTTGTTCCCGAAAATACGCCATTTAAAATTTTTAATGATGTTACAAAGCTTGCATTTATAACAAATTTCGATCAAAAAGATTTAATTGCTTTTGACGCATTAATTAAGAAAATGAGTGCATTTAAATTTTCTGTTACGCTTATTCACTTAGCAACGTTAAAGGATACCTGGAATGAAATTAAGTTGGCTGGTATCAAAGAATATTTCCATAAGCAATATCCTGATTTGCAGATTTTTTATGATATTGTTATGGACGATAATTTAGGTCAGAATTTGGATTCATTTATTCAGGCGAATAATATTGATGTTATTACTATTACATCTTATAAAAGAAACATGTTTGCTCGCTTATTTAATCCTAGTATTGCAATGAAAATGATATTCCATACAGATACGCCTTTATTAGTTATAAGTGATAAAATTTAG
- a CDS encoding DNA-binding protein: MNRTITFNELRKIKDSLPSGSMHRIADELNLDVDTVRNFFGGSNFKEGKSVGLHTEPGPDGGLVMLDDTTVLDFALKILDEHNINHREEVSEELMQV; encoded by the coding sequence ATGAACAGAACAATAACTTTCAATGAACTTAGGAAAATAAAAGATTCATTGCCCAGCGGAAGCATGCACAGAATTGCAGATGAACTCAATTTAGATGTCGACACAGTCCGTAATTTCTTCGGTGGCAGCAACTTCAAGGAAGGCAAAAGTGTTGGACTTCATACAGAGCCAGGTCCTGATGGTGGTTTGGTTATGCTTGATGATACAACTGTTCTTGATTTCGCTTTAAAAATATTAGATGAACATAATATTAACCATCGGGAAGAAGTAAGTGAGGAACTAATGCAAGTTTAG